In the Drosophila willistoni isolate 14030-0811.24 chromosome 3R, UCI_dwil_1.1, whole genome shotgun sequence genome, AGGACGGCAACAGACCAGTAAGTAGGCAAATTGATTACTTTAACCTGCCTCTAATCGTTCCACTTTTCTTTACAGTGTGTGAATACCTAAGAGACTTCTCCGAACGCATGGAGGGCACCGAGGAGGGCATGCAATTGGCTGTGCCAGCGCCTCGTTGCAATGAAGATGGCGACTATCAGGCCAGGCAATGTCAACTGCGAAAGATTCGCGTCACAAGGGCCGAACAACGAAAAATCCTGGAAGAGAACACCATTCGTCGGATGCGAATGCTGCTCCTAAACAAGAGATCTCGTCGAGATGCCGAGCGCCTGAAGCTTTACCGCGTCGATGACAGTGCTTTGAAGGTGCACATAGCAGAGCCTGTGATGGCACGCAGTGCCAAGGTCATTGACTTGGGGGCGGAACGTCAGCAGGGATTGGGCCAATTGTTCGAAACGGAGTTTAAGAAGGTGGCTTCGGCCACCAAGCGACCCAGTTCGGGAGCAGGAGGTGCATTGGAAGAGGAACTAGTCGAAATGGAAGTGGAGCAGTGTTGGTGTGTGGATAGTTTTGGTACGGAAATACCACGCTCTCGCGGATTCAATGTAACGGATGAGACTTGTGTCCAGTTGCGGGATGAACTAGACTGTCTGGATCTGACCTGTCGCATGGGCTGCGAGTATGGCTTTGCTTTGGACTCGGAGACACGCTGTCCTGCCTGTCAGTGCCGTGATCCCTGTGAGAATGTCAGTTGCGGCGACGGCAAGGAGTGTCGGATTGTTGACGTCAGTTGTGAGGGTGAATACTGTCCCCCAGTGCCGGCGTGTTTGCCACGCAAGGCGGGCCAATGTCCCTATTTGGTTCCCCCCGGTCCGGATAATCTAGATGCCAATACCTGTGCCTATGAATGCCGCACCGATGCCCACTGTGATGGGACACGTCGCTGCTGTTCGAATGGATGCGGAACTCAGTGCGTGGAACCCCAACTAAAGACTGCCTGTCAGCATCTTCAGGCCATTCAGTTGCATCAGAGCTCGGAATTGGGTATTCCGGCTCGTCAAATGTCTGTGGCCCAGTGCACTCCGGAATATGGCCGCTGGGAGCAAATCCAATGCTCCCCCAATGGCAATTGTTGGTGTGTGGATCAACAGAATGGAAGTATAATGCCTGGAACTAGGGTCCATCTACCAGCCACACCTGTTTGCAAGGAGAACTCCAGTTTCGCCTGCCCACCACTTTCGAAGTGCGATCTTCAGTGCTCCGAGAGTGGCTATCAGGTGGATGAGAATGGTTGTCCGACCTGTCAGTGTCGAAACTATTGTGATGAGCTCAGTTGTGCCAGTCACGAGGAGTGCCAACTGATTAGCGTGGATTGTGTGGACAGTCCATGCCCCAAGATGCCCATCTGTGTGCCGAAACGTGCTTCCGTTTGTCCCGAGGGCAATCCCCTGCAACAGGGCGAACTCGATGTCAGTTGCGGCCCACACAACGAACACGAGGCCTGCCCCACCACCCACTCCTGCCAGCTGAATCCGGTTAGCAATCGAGGCGTCTGCTGCTCCAAGACCCGTGATGTTTGCTTTGAGTCCATGGACAGTGGATGCCTTGCCATTAGCACCACAGAGAAGAATTCTACCCGTTATCGTTTCAGTCCCAAGGCCAATAAGTGTGTGTCCGTGGTGATTGATGGCCAGTCTGCTCCCTCATGCCAGACAAAGAATCTGTTCCACAATGAGTTAGCCTGCAATTCCGTGTGTCCAGGTAAGTCGATTCTTCTGCTCTTCCACTCCTCACAACTGACATCTTTTTCCACCTCCCTCAAGTGCTCACCCAATGCGAGAGATTGAAACTGAAGAATAGTCTAGCCGCCCAAAGAAGTGCCCACTCTTCGTCCTCTGTTTGGTTCCAGCCACGTTGTGATCCCATTACCGGCCACTGGAGTCCCGTTCAGTGTCTGGGCAAGCAACCCCAACCGCAGGGAATGAATACCGCTCCTACAGAGATTGTCAGTCgggcttttgctgctgctggtccCGAGGCTAGTCCGTATGGTGTTTGCTGGTGTGCCGATAAAAAGGGCGCTCCTCTCAAAGGCAGCCTGACCCGGGACATGGAACCCGTGTGCAATAGTCGCCAAGCTCGTAATCGCAAGAACTTCGATCTGGGTGATCCGCTGATGGAGCAGCTAATTGGTCAGCTAACTCAACTCAATGATGTAAGCAACGATAATTTGGATTTTGATGCATTGGAAGAGCCCTTAACGGCCACCGAAAGGGTCTTGGAAATGGCCAATTCACTCCTGGATTCGCAATTGTCTGTGGAATCCCTGCCCCCTCTGAAACGCATGGAGCTGAAGACAACTCGTTGTCGTGCCTTGGCCAAAACGGCAACCTTCCCAGTGATATGTGACGAGGACGGCGCCTTCCGACCTCTACAGTGCAATGGACGCAGCTGCTGGTGTGTCGATGCTGCTGGGAATCAACTCCAGGCTAGCCAAGTCTTTGGCCAGGGCGATCGTAAATGCCACCGAGTTGCCATCGAGGCGGTGTCCATTGAGCTGCACATGACGAATACGAGCGGTCGAAGTGTTCGTAATGTCTATGACACAGTTCGTCTGGAGTTACAGCAACTCCTGGGCGAAACCGTCGAGAATTTACGTGTCCAGGAGAACTTTGATGGCTCTGTGATTGTGCGTTTCGAACTGCATCAGGCGGACAAAGTGGACATTGCCTTTGCCATTGAACAGGCCATTACGTCCGGACATTTCCAGTTAGCCGGTGGACACTTTCGTCCCGACATCACTCGCTCTCATTTCGTCCATCGAAGTGCAATTCCGCCGATGGCCCAAGCCGCAACAGCACAGGATGAGTCCATTCAATTGGTTCTCTTCATTATGGCCACCAGTTCGGCCTTTCTGGTCAGCATCTTTGTGGTCTACGTGATGCTCAAGCGGGGACGAGGCAACAAAATGGGCCAACAGAATGCCTACAATGCCTATGCGACGGGCACAGGTTATCCCGGGGACAAGACTCTGGACTACTCGGCTCCCATTTTCGTGATGGCTGCCAACGATGCGGAGAGTATTAAGGGGGGAGTGGGCAAGGCGTAGGGAattggtttgtttttgtttttaagttaTTTAAAGAAACCttaataaaattgtaaatatattaGGGGTAGTCTAAAAGATTCcaccaaatatatatatatatataccaaatacATAGAACGGAATCTAGCGAATCGATCGAACCCCCTGAAATTAAGCCAAGAACTTAGCTTAAGacgattaatttataaataaagcTTTAAAACTGAACAAATTCTAGAGCAAAAATCGTTCATTCCCCCAATCGTCAATTTAAAACAATACTCACTGAGACTAAATTTAGTCAGCAAACAGTTTtggttttaatatttaataatacaTTACATATActtcatgtatatatatatttaagtggTATATATCATCttgatcatcatcataatcattttGGGGATCATTTTTACCTATAACATTTATAAGTTTTGGCTTCATTTCATGCAACTTTTTTTCTATGATCCGTTTCGGTTTGttcaatatatattatatatatagatctGTAATACGTATTGGAGTGGCGTCCTTCTGGTCGTAAAGAGAaacctttttttggaacgCATTTTGGTAATGACTaacaactaaacaaaaaaaatttgttgttagaGTTTTCCTAGTCAACTaattgtgtgtttgtttttgtggtgGAAAGAAATGCAATACTATGTAGATACAATTGGAaaacttgtgtgtgtgtgtgtgcagttacagctgtgtgtgtgagtggttTCTTAAATATAAATGTGTGCGGAAAAACTTTTACACACTATATGAAATTAAAAGAGAACATAAATTGTTACATTTAAAATAAGAGAATGGAATATAAGTAAtttcattagttttttttttttagttgaagAGTTTTACCACTTTTAGTAAGAGAATGCGATTTTTGTATTTAACTATTTCTAGactttttttcaatttttgttgtttttgagcCATTTTGATTAGTATTTTAGTAGTGATTCAGACCATATATATCTTATAAATTAATTGTTAAAAGATTTTACTctagtaagagagagagagagagagagaggggggttTAGGAAACTTCTACAGGTTGAGTAAACTCGACTTCAAGTGACAAGCCGCCAAAATCAGATATCAGATGGTCTTTTTCAGATAATTCAGTTATCATTATAAGAAGATATCGTGTTGGTAAATAATTTCATTCTTATTCTTGTATATAATGAGCAAAGTTTGTGGACTATTTGTAATATCGGCTTAAGCTAGATTTAAATATCCATTGGAACGGGTGTGTGATTGGAAGAGCATTAATCCCtaatctttttatttttcttttgttttttggttactGCTTGATTGGTTACTCACTCACTTAGAAAGGCTATAAAAAAGTCCTATTCAATAATATAGATTGGATTGTAAATGGGGTTAGAGCTTAGCTTAGTCCAAATATGGACCTTGAATAGAAATATAAATGGGATGCatgaaaatgtgtgtgtgtgtgtgtatgggagGGGATAGTGAAAGGGAGCGGTTGGTTGATGGACGTATCTATTTGGCTGCTCCTGCTCCGGATGCACCTccattgttattattattgttgttattattattattagcaTTACGAAAACCGCCAAAGGGTATGGAGGCACGTTGATCCTCCATGCGACCGCTTTGAACCTTCATGATAAGCGAAAAGAAATCCTCATCGGGCACTGTCGCCCCACGACTCCCGGACTGACCACGATTGTCAGCTGTCCCTGCAGCCCCGGCTGCTTCGGGTCCCTGGGGTGGAGGTGGTGCCTCGGCATCCATGGTTACATTTGGTCGTGGCAACTCGGAACGCTGCTCCTCGAGACGCGAACCCTGGCATCGCATGAGCATATCGAGGAAAGCATCATCTGGCTGCTGGGTGGTTGTGGCACTCCTGGACAATGGGGGATTGCCCGCTGTGGGTGATTTCAGGCCGGGCAAATTGGTTGGATCCACAAATAAAGAATTCTGCTGCACCAAGGGCTTCCGGATGGCTCCTGTTGCCGCTGAAGCTGCAGTAGCTCCGCCAACAGGATTGATTTTGATAGAGCAACGCTGGTCATCCATGCGTTTGGACTGCGAACGCGAGAGCATCTCAAAGAAGTCATCTTCCTTGGCTGTTGGCTTGCGTTTGTCGTCTTGCAGACGTTTGCCATCGGGAGTGATCTTGATCAGATCCAACTGTTCCATGCTCTGACGACGAACGCGAACCTAGAGACACACGAAAGAGAAACATAAGAATCCAAGTCGATAAAAATGTATCTTATTATCCATTACCATTCGCCCCTGGGAGTTCTCCGAGTTATCGGAATGATGACCACTGGCCGCCGAATGATCTGAATTACTAGAACGCTCCTCCTCTGTGGTCGTATGTTCTGCCTCGGGCAGTCCAAGCAACTTACGCAAATCCGAGATGTTAACCCGGGCCGTGCTTTCCCCGACAGGATCATGTAGCTCCTTGGCCAACTGTAAGTGCGATTCGGCATACTGTAAAGCCTTGTCATGATTGCCAATGGCTGAGTTGGCATTGCCCAAGGACCAGCATGCTCTGGCCTCACCAATGCGATCGCCCAGCTCCTGGGCTATGGCCAAATGTCGATTGTGGTACTCGATGGCTGTGGTGAATTCGTGGAGGAGCGTGTAGGTGTTGCCCAGACTGTAACAGGATTGGGCCTCCACCTCACGCTCACCCAGCTCCATTGCCAGAGCCAGGGTGCGTCTGTAGTGCTCGGCGGCGTCTTCGAACTGACCGAGGAAGATATGAGAGTTACCCAGGTTGGAGTTGGCCCGCCGCTCCGCTGCTCGATCTCCAAACTCACGGGCAATGCGAAGTCGTTCCTGATGGTGCTCAATGGCGGCCTGGAAATCGCCAAGCAAATAGTATGTGTTTCCGAGATTCCCGCAAGCCCTGCCCTGGGCTCCGCGATCACCGAGATCCCGCATTAACTTGAGATTCTCCTGGTAATACTCCACAGCCTTGGCCAAGGCCTCTTTCACCTCATCGCTGGACTTGCCGGGATTACGCTGACCCATGTGCTTGCCCTTGGCGTGGTAGACATTGCCCAGATTGTAGAGAGCTCGGCCCTCGGACAGACGATCGCCCAACTGACGAGCCAGGGTCAGATGGCGCTCACAGCAAATGGCAGCTTCATCAAAGCGTCCCATAACCTTGAGCGTGTTCCCGAGATTACCCGACGACTTGGCCTCGCCCAGTTTATCGTTCATGGACTTGGCCAGTGTCAAATCGTGTTTGTGATACTGCATTGCCTTCGCATAGTCGCCCAGATAGAAATAGGCGTTGCCTAGTTGCGAGTAAATGGCGGAGAGGGTACGAAGGTCTTCGGTTCCTGCTTGGATGGCTGCCTGAAAAAAAGCCACTCCTGCCCGACAGTCACCTGCCTTGCAGAGACGTTCGCCCTCCAGAGCCAGTTCGAGGCACATGCTGGAACCTCCATCATGATGTGAATTGGAATCCTGGCCACCTCCTCCACCACCGATGCCAAGGGTGGACACATTCTCCGCCGATGCGGACAGCGAGGACATTGCTGCTTCTGGTATAAATTAGCCCCAACCACTGGGATGGAGATGTGCTCCAAATTCTAAATGGTTTGCTTTCTAACAAATTGCttacaattaattatatattagtcactcttcttttttctttctttttccaATTTGCAGTGTTGCCACAAGCTAATTCGGGTGTTTTCTAGTGGTGAGAAAACCGTCGATTACCATTTCGATAATTATCGATTAACTATAAAGCTAGCCACAATGAAAACACCGACATCTGGCAACACTTAAATGTGATACGCCATCTTAAAAAAATCTCTCTGTGTGAAAAAGTCTAGTTGCCGCTTCGAAAATATTGAATTATTCGCATAAAATAGCAATACCGACTGGATTAACTAAACGCAAAGGATCAATAAAGGTTAACAGCATGCGCTGCAACTGAAATTCGCTCAAGTGTCCTGATCATTGTCAACAAAAATCACAAGTGAAAAATCTTTCTGCAGGCGAAAaaggctgtgtgtgtgtgtttgtgtgcgtgtgtggtGTAAAGAAATGCGAATGTCGTTGTCGCCGCTTTtttgtatgagtgtgtgtgtatgtcgtATGTACGTGCGGCGCGTTTTGCATGGCAGCTGCGCTGCTGCCTCCTAATAAAATCGAAATAAAGGTGTGAATTTTCTCgcttgaatttttaaaaaaaaattgtaaaataagTGCAAagttttttaacaaaaataaaataattgcaccaaccaaaaaataaaaaacccccctcaaaaacaaaaccaataCAAATTCTCCAAATTGttcaaattctaaaaattCTGCAACTCAagaaagagcaaaagagagaaagatagagagagagagagagagagagagtgaaaccAAAAATTAGAGAACAAGAAAgcaaagggagagagagagtacgCGCACAGCCTGGGAgagcaaaaaaattaaacaaatcaTTTCTTGTGGTGAGTGCAAGTTCTGTGTGTGAATGTTAACAAAGTTCAATTacaaatcctttttttttttgtaaactcTTGCGCCAATAGCCGCAAAGTACCGGCTGTTAATAAACATAATTTCGAATTAACAATCTCTGCCCCACTCTGATGCAATGCTTAAACAAACACACAGGCACccccttaaaaaaaaagaacaaaaatctCTCATCTTGACTCATTTTATGAgctattaatttttatgagtCCTGTTATCATCCGAGTAATTAACtgaacaaacacacacatacatatacccacgaatatatacatatatgtatgatgtTTCGCTTGTAtctatttatgtacatatgtaattgttcattttgtatataaaataatttctCAAAAAGACCCAAAAACTCACCACACTCACTTTTTTGGGGCctgctcacacacacacacacagcggCAAGGGGAGGCTTGCTCAGTTGGCGTCTATggccgtgtgtgtgtgtgtgtgtgtgtgtgtctagtGATTCACAAAAGCAACAACCCCAACATTCGTATTATCTCTACTACACCTTCTtcgcttttttctttttttttttgccactttTACTATATGTGTACgtacaataacaacaattgcaGCTGGCCACAATTCTTCTCAAACTGTGTgactctctcgctctctccaCCTGTCGCCTACAAAACTTGGCCAGTGTGACCATATTTTAGTAAAAAAGGCAGCCGCTTCGCTTTGGCTTTTACTTTGCTGTTCTGCTCGTTTGGGGCCCACACcaatacacacgcacacattcACTTCTAGGGAGCGTGGAGAGCGctaaccgaaaaaaaaatcggCTTTCTttgtggcagcagcagcagcaacaacgacgacgacgacgacgatgatgacgacgattCCATTTAGTTGCCGTACGCCGCTGTCGCCGTCGGTTGGGTGCAAAAAGATATAAAGAAATCTTTtgtacacatacacaaacaaacattCTTGAAATATAGAACGCAATCTGTTTTATCACAAAATCGAAAAggaatcgaaaaaaaagaaaaacataaaaaattaacgcaaaaattgatttgctaaatgcaaaattgttgaaaaagtGCGCAGTAAATGCAACGagaaataaatatgtaaatttaagCACAAATACAATTAAACGTTTAGTCTCGcggagcagcagcagagtgtaagtgtgtgtgagagagtcAGAGAGGGGGGAAAGAGGGCCCAAGACAGGCGGCAGCTACAATTGAAATTCGTTtgggtttttatattttattttctgttttttcttcattttttttacttatattatttttagaaTATCGATTTTGTGGCCCGCAGAAGAGACTCtttcatttgtgtgtgtgtgtttgtgtgtgtgatatacatatttatgtatgttaaGTGTGTCTATCTGCGTATGtttatttgtgtgtatgtgtgtgtgtgtgcgtgtgctgAGAGAGTATTAAgaattatgttttaaaataaagttaTCTAATCGTTTCGTTTgtgcaaaattaaaaaaaaaaaaaatcaaatgtcTCAAAAATTGTCTCCCTTTGGTTTAAGGTGATCAACAGCTCTCTCACTTCACCTCActttcttctttctctctatttGTGGTCTCTCTTACTCACTCACGTCATTCCCATTGGCATTCCCTATTAGATTCTTCTTATATTTCACCTACATTGTtagcatacacacacacacacacacaaacaaatacaaatgcatatatgtatactgtGACACAGACACGGGTGGCTGCTGCtagtgtgttttgtgtgttttgctTTTCGTCGACATTCGCCTTTAAACAAGATCTCTTCCATTCCCTCTCTCTATTCGCCCCTCACGCTCTTTCGCCCACCCGCTGCCCA is a window encoding:
- the LOC6647065 gene encoding uncharacterized protein LOC6647065 translates to MAQYDQRWLKLFSCCLLMGFLMLQISDAKRTNANLTACQHLRRAETRRAKALEGGAAGIRIPRCKKSGEFDAIQCVDERAGKDCWCIDEYGVELPGTRNESRTGVRCEEPKHCTASACRMFCPSGFARDTETGCSVCRCRDPCDGLECPNGQSCQLQEVQCKSEPCPPLPTCKKTRSLANYCPAGMPLSIEDSARPFLCGQEPGKPQCPPLYQCMVESGNDYGVCCPSALTFQKPGICPAPDQTPYTQSTGYICGTACTHDLECRNMEKCCFSKGCQFNCQQPSNVTGCHQAKALADLLSVNEREGRGYVPECNGPGGQFSPRQCSRNGLVCWCVDPRTGHKIKETMGAANNVNCDGWENMISRSYARSVQMEQCDTNICAAVCEYGFKNDHNGCPSCECSEPCEGFKCSIGSHCEVATDPLCESGSSLCASWPVCKPDLAYSNPCDVGTPLSDTATGEVMYCFEDQRQGRSFQPTAFFDTEPEAESKQGRSMTNRIMCPDQYKCTKLHRETESVCCPLPEEETTAASAGEDQQGSGRQQTMCEYLRDFSERMEGTEEGMQLAVPAPRCNEDGDYQARQCQLRKIRVTRAEQRKILEENTIRRMRMLLLNKRSRRDAERLKLYRVDDSALKVHIAEPVMARSAKVIDLGAERQQGLGQLFETEFKKVASATKRPSSGAGGALEEELVEMEVEQCWCVDSFGTEIPRSRGFNVTDETCVQLRDELDCLDLTCRMGCEYGFALDSETRCPACQCRDPCENVSCGDGKECRIVDVSCEGEYCPPVPACLPRKAGQCPYLVPPGPDNLDANTCAYECRTDAHCDGTRRCCSNGCGTQCVEPQLKTACQHLQAIQLHQSSELGIPARQMSVAQCTPEYGRWEQIQCSPNGNCWCVDQQNGSIMPGTRVHLPATPVCKENSSFACPPLSKCDLQCSESGYQVDENGCPTCQCRNYCDELSCASHEECQLISVDCVDSPCPKMPICVPKRASVCPEGNPLQQGELDVSCGPHNEHEACPTTHSCQLNPVSNRGVCCSKTRDVCFESMDSGCLAISTTEKNSTRYRFSPKANKCVSVVIDGQSAPSCQTKNLFHNELACNSVCPVLTQCERLKLKNSLAAQRSAHSSSSVWFQPRCDPITGHWSPVQCLGKQPQPQGMNTAPTEIVSRAFAAAGPEASPYGVCWCADKKGAPLKGSLTRDMEPVCNSRQARNRKNFDLGDPLMEQLIGQLTQLNDVSNDNLDFDALEEPLTATERVLEMANSLLDSQLSVESLPPLKRMELKTTRCRALAKTATFPVICDEDGAFRPLQCNGRSCWCVDAAGNQLQASQVFGQGDRKCHRVAIEAVSIELHMTNTSGRSVRNVYDTVRLELQQLLGETVENLRVQENFDGSVIVRFELHQADKVDIAFAIEQAITSGHFQLAGGHFRPDITRSHFVHRSAIPPMAQAATAQDESIQLVLFIMATSSAFLVSIFVVYVMLKRGRGNKMGQQNAYNAYATGTGYPGDKTLDYSAPIFVMAANDAESIKGGVGKA
- the LOC6647064 gene encoding G-protein-signaling modulator 2 encodes the protein MSSLSASAENVSTLGIGGGGGGQDSNSHHDGGSSMCLELALEGERLCKAGDCRAGVAFFQAAIQAGTEDLRTLSAIYSQLGNAYFYLGDYAKAMQYHKHDLTLAKSMNDKLGEAKSSGNLGNTLKVMGRFDEAAICCERHLTLARQLGDRLSEGRALYNLGNVYHAKGKHMGQRNPGKSSDEVKEALAKAVEYYQENLKLMRDLGDRGAQGRACGNLGNTYYLLGDFQAAIEHHQERLRIAREFGDRAAERRANSNLGNSHIFLGQFEDAAEHYRRTLALAMELGEREVEAQSCYSLGNTYTLLHEFTTAIEYHNRHLAIAQELGDRIGEARACWSLGNANSAIGNHDKALQYAESHLQLAKELHDPVGESTARVNISDLRKLLGLPEAEHTTTEEERSSNSDHSAASGHHSDNSENSQGRMVRVRRQSMEQLDLIKITPDGKRLQDDKRKPTAKEDDFFEMLSRSQSKRMDDQRCSIKINPVGGATAASAATGAIRKPLVQQNSLFVDPTNLPGLKSPTAGNPPLSRSATTTQQPDDAFLDMLMRCQGSRLEEQRSELPRPNVTMDAEAPPPPQGPEAAGAAGTADNRGQSGSRGATVPDEDFFSLIMKVQSGRMEDQRASIPFGGFRNANNNNNNNNNNNGGASGAGAAK